The DNA sequence AAATGGCTCTTGGACAGAACGTTTTGGTTGCCTTCATGACTTGGGAAGGTTACAACTACGAGGATGCTGTTATCATGAACGAACGTCTTGTGCGTGATGATGTGTACACTTCTATCCATATCGAAGAATACGAATCAGAAGCACGTGACACGAAGCTTGGACCTGAAGAAATCACCCGCGAATTGCCTAACGTCGGTGAAGATGCTTTGAAAGATCTTGACGAGCGCGGCATCATCCGCATCGGTGCGGAAGTCAAAGACGGGGATATCCTGGTCGGTAAAGTCACTCCTAAAGGGATGACGGAACTGTCTGCGGAAGAGCGTCTGTTGCATGCTATCTTCGGTGAAAAAGCTCGCGAAGTGCGCGATACATCGCTACGTGTTCCTCACGGCGGCGGCGGTATCGTACATGACGTGAAGATCTTTACCCGTGAAGCAGGGGATGAATTGTCACCTGGCGTGAATCTGTTGGTGCGTGTCTATATCGTTCAAAAACGTAAGATCAACGAAGGGGATAAAATGGCTGGACGTCATGGTAACAAAGGGGTTGTATCCCGTATCATGCCTGAAGAAGATATGCCATACATGCCAGACGGCACTCCAGTCGACATCATGTTGAACCCTCTAGGGGTACCATCGCGTATGAACATCGGACAAGTATTGGAACTTCACCTTGGTATGGCTGCCCGTTCATTAGGCATCTACGTCGCATCTCCGGTATTCGATGGTGCGGATGAAGATGACGTTTGGGGTACGGTGGCTGAAGCCGGTATGGCGAACGATGCCAAAACGATCCTTTACGATGGCCGTACAGGTCAACCGTTCGATAACCGTGTATCCGTCGGCGTCATGTACTATCTGAAACTGTCCCACATGGTTGATGACAAATTGCATGCTCGTTCAACTGGACCATACTCTTTAGTTACGCAACAACCATTGGGTGGTAAAGCTCAGTTCGGTGGACAGCGTTTCGGAGAGATGGAAGTTTGGGCACTGGAAGCTTATGGTGCTGCCTATACATTGCAAGAAATCTTGACATACAAATCAGATGATGTTGTCGGTCGTGTGAAAACATACGAAGCGATCGTCAAAGGCGAAACAATTCCTCGTCCAGGTGTACCTGAATCATTCCGCGTATTGGTGAAAGAATTGCAAGCACTCGGATTGGATATGAAAGTGCTTGATGAAGCAGAAGAAGAAATCGAATTGCGCGACATGGATGAAGAAGACGATGTTGTGAATATGGAAAGATTAAACAAACAATCTGAAGCAATGAAGAGAGACTAATTCGTGTTCCCGGGCGCTGCTGAGGCGTTCGGGCGCATGTTTGATCAAAGCGCATTGCCTCACGAGAAACGCAGATAGAGCATTTTGGGCAGCTCAAAGAATAAAGGGAGGTTGGCCCCTTGATAGACGTTAATAAATTTGAAAGTATGCAAATCTCTTTGGCTTCTCCTGATAAGATCCGTAGCTGGTCTTACGGGGAAGTTAAAAAACCAGAAACAATCAACTACAGAACACTGAAGCCTGAAAAAGAAGGTTTGTTCTGTGAGCGAATTTTTGGACCGCAAAAGGACTGGAAATGTTCATGTGGTAAATACAATGGTATCCGTTACAAAGGGATCGTTTGCGATCGCTGTGGTGTTGAAGTAACCCGCGCTAAGGTCCGTCGTGAAAGAATGGGCCATATCGAATTGGCTGCTCCTGTAACCCATGTATGGTACTTCAAAGGGATTCCTAGCCGTATGGGACTTGTATTGGATATGAGCCCGCGCGCATTGGAAGAAATCATTTACTTCGCTTCATACGTTGTCATCGAACCAGGTGACACTGTGTTGGAATCGAAACAGTTGCTGACGGAAAGAGAATACCGTGACAAACGGGCGCAATTCGGAAACAGTTTCCATGCGGCCATGGGTGCGGAAGCCATCAAGCAATTGCTGGATCGCGTCGATGTCGACACTGAATGTGAACAATTAAAAGAAGACTTGAAATCCGCGACCGGACAAAAACGTACGCGTGCCATCCGTCGTTTGGACATCTTGGATGCTTTCCGTTCTTCAGGAAACAAACCTAGCTGGATGATCATGGATGTAATCCCGGTTATCCCTCCAGATTTGCGTCCGATGGTTCAATTGGAAGGCGGCCGTTTCGCAACAAGTGACTTGAACGACCTTTACCGTCGTGTCATCAACCGTAACAACCGTCTGAAACGCTTGTTGGACTTGAACGCACCGAACATCATCGTTCAGAATGAAAAACGCATGCTGCAGGAAGCTGTCGATGCTTTGATCGATAACGGTCGTCGTGGCCGTCCTGTAACAGGACCAGGTAACCGTCCGTTGAAATCACTTTCGCATATGTTGAAAGGGAAACAAGGACGTTTCCGTCAAAACTTGCTGGGTAAACGTGTCGACTACTCCGGACGTTCCGTAATCGTAGTTGGACCTTTCCTGAAAATGTACCAATGCGGCTTGCCGAAAGAAATGGCGATCGAGTTGTTCAAACCTTTCTTGATGAAAGAATTGGTAGCCCGCGATATCGCAAGCAACATCAAAAATGCAAAACGCAAAATCGACCGTATGGACGATGATGTATGGGATGTATTGGAAGATGTCATCAGAGAACATCCGGTATTGTTGAACCGCGCACCGACGCTTCACCGTTTGGGTATCCAAGCATTTGAGCCGGTACTTGTCGAAGGTAAAGCGATCCGTCTTCACCCGTTGGTATGTGAAGCCTACAATGCCGATTTCGATGGTGACCAAATGGCCGTCCACGTACCGCTGGGCGAAGAAGCGCAAGCTGAAGCGCGTCTGTTGATGCTGGCTGCACAGAACATCTTGAATCCGAAAGATGGTAAACCAGTCGTAACACCATCACAGGATATGGTGTTGGGTAACTATTACCTGACTCTGGAAGAAATAAATAAAGTCGGCGAAGGGATGATCTTCTCCAATGCTGAAGAAGCGGGTCTGGCTTATGAAGGTGGCTTTGTCCATCTGCATACAAGAGTAGCGATCAGCACGAACTCATTGCCTAAGAAACCATGGACAGAGTGGCAAAGAGGCCGTCTGTTGGTAACGACAGTCGGTAAGATCTTCTTCAACGAAATCATGCCGGACGAATTCCCGTACTTGAACGAACCGACCCAATTCAACTTGGATGTTGCGACTCCTGATAAATACTTTGTCGATGCCGGCGAAGACGTTCAGGCGTTCATCAAAAAACAAGAAATTGTCGGACCGTTCAAGAAGAAATACCTTGGGAACATCATCGCTGCCGTCTTCAAGAAGTTCCAAGTAACGGAAACTTCGAAGATGCTGGACAAAATGAAGGACCTGGGTTATAAAATCTCGACTCGTGCAGGTATCACTGTAGGGATCGCCGATATCTTGGTATTGGAATCCAAAGCAGAGATTCTGGAAAGAGCGCACAAAAAAGTCGATAACATCACGAAACAATTCCGTCGTGGTCTGATCACTGATGATGAAAGATACAACAGCGTCATCACAACCTGGAACTTGGCTAAGGACGAGATCCAAGTCGAACTGATGAAGACATTGGGACAAGAAAACCCGATCTTCATGATGAGTGATTCCGGAGCCCGTGGTAACATCTCCAACTTTACGCAGCTTGCCGGTATGCGTGGTCTGATGGCCGCTCCAAACGGTAAGATCATGGAATTGCCGATCACTTCGAACTTCCGTGAAGGACTAAGCGTTTTGGAAATGTTTATCTCTACCCATGGAGCTCGTAAAGGGATGACCGATACAGCCTTGAAGACAGCCGATTCAGGTTACCTGACTCGCCGTCTGGTTGACGTTGCGCAAGATGTCATCATCCGTGAAGACGATTGTGGAACCGATCGTGGTCTGATAGTCCGTTCGATCCGAGAAGGCAATGAAGTCATTGAGGACTTGGAAGAGCGTCTGATTGGCCGTTATGCTCAAAAAACAGTTGTTCATCCTGAGAACGGCAAAGTTCTTGCTGTGCATAACCAATTGATCACAGAAGATATGGCGAAAGAAATCATTGATGCTGGTATCGAAGAAGTGACGATCCGTTCCGTGTTCACATGCCACACAAGACACGGCGTCTGCAAACGTTGCTACGGCCGCAACTTGGCTACTGGTTCAAATGTTGAGGTCGGTGAAGCAGTCGGTACGATCGCTGCCCAATCCATCGGTGAACCGGGTACTCAATTGACCATGCGTACATTCCATACGGGTGGGGTTGCCGGAGACGATATCACACAAGGTTTGCCGCGTATCCAAGAGATCTTTGAAGCGCGTAATCCGAAAGGGCAAGCTGTCATCACAGAAGTTACCGGGGAAGTTGTCTCCATCGATGAAAGTGCGTCCGATCGTTCCAAAGAAGTAACAGTCAAAGGTATCACGGATACAAGAACGTATACCATTCCTTACACTGCACGTACGAAAGTGGCTGAAGGCGACATCGTTCACCGTGGTGATCCATTGACTGAAGGATCCATCGAGCCTAAGAGCTTGCTGCGCGTCCGCGATGTATTGTCTGTTGAGACTTACTTGCTGCGCGAAGTTCAGAAAGTATACCGTATGCAAGGGGTAGAAATCGGCGATAAGCATATCGAGGTTATGGTCCGTCAAATGTTGCGTAAAGTCCGCGTTATGGATCCGGGTTCAACAGATATCCTGCCAGGTACACTGATGGATATCTCAGATTTCGAAGACCGTAACCGTGCTGTCATCAACGCTGGGGAAGTTCCGGCAACAGCCCGTCCAGTCCTGTTGGGGATCACAAAAGCGTCCTTGGAAACAAACAGCTTCTTGTCTGCTGCTTCCTTCCAGGAAACGACTCGTGTCTTGACGGATGCTGCGATCCGCGGCAAGAAAGACTCCTTGTTGGGTCTTAAAGAGAATGTTATCATCGGTAAGATCATCCCTGCTGGTACAGGTATGGCCCGCTACCGTAAGATGGAGCCGAAAGCCGTCGAAGCCGAAAGTGAGAGCGTCTATAGCATCACTGATACAGCCGAAACAGGTTCCGACCTATCTGATTACAGAGGATAAACCTGATGAACGCCCCGGAAAAGCAAATTGCTTTTCCGGGGCGTTTTTTTGGTTTTTGGATAGGGATGATTTTCTGGTCTGGGGTTCGGATTTAGCGGCGGAATTCCCCGCGGAAATGGTTTTGAGGGGGAATCTCATGGTGTCCGCTGACGTTTTCCCCCGCCAAGCTGGTTTCGGCGGGTTTTCTAACTATGCTTTGAATGGATTCTCCCCGCCAACGTAGTTTTGACGGGTTATTTCTGAGCATAAATGCAATCCCTATATAGAATCAAGGAGGCATCAATGGATCAACAACACTTGGGAGAAGTGCACCACGACAGCAGAAGCAGCGAGGAAGGGTCCGAACGGTATTCTGCGCTGCAAGGAGCCGGCTTTTGTCAGGTAGGTGTGCAGAAAAAAAGAACCTGCGGAAAAACTGGCCATCAGGATGATGAAAAGGGTGGGCTCCAATCCGAAAGCAAGGCTCAAGATCGAAAGCAGTTTGACATCGCCGCCCCCGATTCCGTCAGGAAGAGCGAGACTTGTAAAAAACAACAAAGAAAAGATCACGAGGAAACTGATGAAGGCTGCAGTCCAATCCGCAACCGGAAGTACTGCTTGGCGGAACAAGACACCAAGCAACAGCAAGAGCTGAAAACGATCGGGAATCAACTGATAGAGATAATCGGCGATCGATATGACGAGCAACAGCGAGAACATAAAGGCGAGAGCAAGCAACTGCCGCAGATCCGTCGCGTAGAAATAATAAAGAAGGCACGCCACAAAGCCGGAAATGATTTCCGAAGTGAAGTACATTGCATCTATTTTTGTTGCGCAGTATGCACATTTCCCGCAGCGGCATACATAAGAAAAAATCGGGAAAAGATCCTTGGGCTGCAGCGTATGCTGGCAATGGACGCAGTGGGAACGTGTGGTGGTGAAATTTTCTTTGATGGGGATACGTGTTCCGAGTACAGTGAAGAAGGATCCAAAAATGGCTCCGAAATAAAAGATGGATAGGTAAGCGATGATGGGCAAAACAATTCCTCCTTGACGAACAAACTGACTATAATATCCGCAACTAATCTGTTGAATCTTTTTGTGCGCAGAATTGAAAGAACTTTTTGAGAAATGTTTGATTTGTTATTGACAGAGCGCTTGTCAGGTGGTAGACTGTTTAAGTTGTCAAATTAATCTTTTGTCCCGATAAAAAATAGTTATTGACAGATGGTTGCGGATTTGATAATATATAAGAGTTGCTACTGCAGTTCGAATGCGCTTGAAATATCTTCAAAAAATATTTCAAAAAGACGTTGACACCGGGCTGGTTAAGTGGTATTATAAATAAGCAATCACGTAATACGTGATACGCGATTGACCTTTGAAAACTGAACAAAGAATGAACGAACCAAATGTGCAGGGAGCTTCGATTTCGGTCGAGGCAAACGAAGGCGATACTCAGTATCGCAAACATAAAGTCAGCAAGAAATTAGAGCTATCAGCTTAACATGTAGGATTTCTGTACAAGAGTCCACATTTACATGAGAGTTTGATCCTGGCTCAGGACGAACGCTGGCGGCGTGCCTAATACATGCAAGTCGAACGGTCTTTTCTATGGAAGCTTGCTTCCACTGAGAAGATAGTGGCGAACGGGTGAGTAACACGTGGGTAACCTGCCCATAAGAGGGGGATAACATCCGGAAACGGGTGCTAATACCGCATAGTTTTCTTGATCGCATGATTGAGAAAGGAAGGACGGCCTTTGTGCTGTCGCTTATGGATGGACCCGCGGCGTATTAGTTAGTTGGTGAGGTAACGGCTCACCAAGACGATGATACGTAGCCGACCTGAGAGGGTGATCGGCCACATTGGGACTGAGACACGGCCCAAACTCCTACGGGAGGCAGCAGTAGGGAATCTTCCGCAATGGACGAAAGTCTGACGGAGCAACGCCGCGTGAGTGAAGAAGGTTTTCGGATCGTAAAACTCTGTTGTCAGAGAAGAACAAGTCGGAGAGTAACTGCTCCGGCCTTGACGGTATCTGACCAGAAAGCCACGGCTAACTACGTGCCAGCAGCCGCGGTAATACGTAGGTGGCAAGCGTTGTCCGGATTTATTGGGCGTAAAGCGAGCGCAGGCGGTTCCTTAAGTCTGATGTGAAAGCCCACGGCTCAACCGTGGAAGGTCATTGGAAACTGGGGAACTTGAGTGCAGAAGAGGAGAGTGGAATTCCATGTGTAGCGGTGAAATGCGTAGATATATGGAGGAACACCAGTGGCGAAGGCGACTCTCTGGTCTGTAACTGACGCTGAGGCTCGAAAGCGTGGGGAGCAAACAGGATTAGATACCCTGGTAGTCCACGCCGTAAACGATGAGTGCTAAGTGTTGGAGGGTTTCCACCCTTCAGTGCTGCAGCTAACGCATTAAGCACTCCGCCTGGGGAGTACGGCCGCAAGGCTGAAACTCAAAGGAATTGACGGGGACCCGCACAAGCGGTGGAGCATGTGGTTTAATTCGAAGCAACGCGAAGAACCTTACCAGGTCTTGACATCCTTTGACAATCCTAGAGATAGGACTTTCCCTTCGGGGACAAAGTGACAGGTGGTGCATGGTTGTCGTCAGCTCGTGTCGTGAGATGTTGGGTTAAGTCCCGCAACGAGCGCAACCCCTATTGTTAGTTGCCAGCATTCAGTTGGGCACTCTAATGAGACTGCCGGTGACAAACCGGAGGAAGGTGGGGATGACGTCAAATCATCATGCCCCTTATGACCTGGGCTACACACGTGCTACAATGGATGGTACAACGAGCAGCAAGACCGCGAGGTCAAGCGAATCTCTTAAAGCCATTCTCAGTTCGGATTGCAGGCTGCAACTCGCCTGCATGAAGCCGGAATCGCTAGTAATCGCGGATCAGCACGCCGCGGTGAATACGTTCCCGGGTCTTGTACACACCGCCCGTCACACCACGAGAGTTTGTAACACCCGAAGTCGGTGAGGTAACCTTTTTGGAGCCAGCCGCCTAAGGTGGGACAGATGATTGGGGTGAAGTCGTAACAAGGTAGCCGTATCGGAAGGTGCGGCTGGATCACCTCCTTTCTAAGGAATATAATGGAATCCTTGCTTGGTTCACTCGTTCTTTGTTCAGTTTTGAGAGATCAATCTCTCAAGCAAGAAAAATTTGTTCTTTGAAAACTGAATACTACAAAAATAAAGTAAGAAACCTAAACATTTTACCGCGTTTTAAGTTGACTTAAATGAGTTTTTAACGAAATAAGTTAGCAAGCCAGCAATGGCGAGCTTAACCATAGGTTAAGTGAATAAGGGCGCACGGTGGATGCCTAGGCACTAGGAGCCGATGAAGGACGGGACTAACACCGATATGCTCCGGGGAGCTGTAAGTAAGCTTTGATCCGGAGATTTCCGAATGGGGCAACCCAATATCTTTGATAGGATATTACGTTACACTGAATACATAGGTGTATCGAGGAACACGCAGGGAACTGAAACATCTCATTACCTGCAGGAAGAGAAAGAAAATTCGATTCCCTTAGTAGCGGCGAGCGAAACGGGAAAAGCCCAAACCAAAGAGCTTGCTCTTTGGGGTTGTAGGACTGGGACATGAGACTGCAATGGATAGCAGAAGCCAACTGGAAAGTTGCGCAAGATAGGGTAATAGCCCCGTATGCGAAATCCAAAACAGCTCTACCAGTATCCTGAGTACGGCGGAACACGAGAAATTCCGTCGGAATCCGGGAGGACCATCTCCCAAGGCTAAATACTCCCTAGTGACCGATAGTGAACCAGTACCGTGAGGGAAAGGTGAAAAGCACCCCGGAAGGGGAGTGAAACAGTACCTGAAACCGTGTGCCTACAAGTAGTCAAAGCCCGTTAATGGGTGATGGCGTACCTTTTGTAGAATGGACCGGCGAGTTACGATTTCATGCGAGGTTAAGTTGAAAAGACGGAGCCGCAGCGAAAGCGAGTCTGAATAGGGCGAATAAGTATGAGGTCGTAGACCCGAAACCAAGTGACCTACCCATGTCCAGGTTGAAGGTGCGGTAATACGCACTGGAGGACCGAACCCACGCACGTTGAAAAGTGCGGGGATGAGGTGTGGGTAGCGGAGAAATTCCAATCGAACTTGGAGATAGCTGGTTCTCTCCGAAATAGCTTTAGGGCTAGCCTCGGATATGCGAATCATGGAGGTAGAGCACTGTTTGGACTAGGGGCCCTTCTCGGGTTACCGAATTCAGATAAACTCCGAATGCCATTGATTTAGATCCGGGAGTCAGACTGCGAGTGATAAGATCCGTAGTCAAAAGGGAAACAGCCCAGACCACCAGCTAAGGTCCCAAAGTATCTGTTAAGTGGAAAAGGATGTGGGGTTGCACAGACAACTAGGATGTTGGCTCAGAAGCAGCCACCATTTAAAGAGTGCGTAATAGCTCACTAGTCGAGTGACCCTGCGCCGAAAATTTACCGGGGCTAAACAGATCACCGAAGCTGTGGATGGAACCTTCGGGTTCCGTGGTAGGAGAGCGTTCTAAGGGCATCGAAGCCAGATCGTGAGGACTGGTGGAGCGCTTAGAAGTGAGAATGCCGGTATGAGTAGCGCAAGACGGGTGAGAATCCCGTCCACCGAATAACTAAGGTTTCCTGGGGAAGGCTCGTCCTCCCAGGGTTAGTCGGGACCTAAGCTGAGGCCGATAGGCGTAGGCGATGGACAACAGGTTGATATTCCTGTACCAGTTGCTTTTGTTTGAGCGATGGAGGGACGCAGGAGGCTAAGGAATGCACACGATCGGAAATGTGTGTCCAAGCAGCAAGTCTGAGAACGAGTGAAATGCTTTTTCTCTCAAGGACAAGCTGTGATGGGGAGCGAAATTTAGTAGCGAAGTTCCTGATGTCACACTGCCAAGAAAAGCTTCTAGTGAGAAAGTAACTGCCCGTACCGCAAACCGACACAGGTAGTTGAGGAGAGAATCCTAAGGTGTGCGAGAGAACTCTCGTTAAGGAACTCGGCAAAATGACCCCGTAACTTCGGGAGAAGGGGTGCTGACCGCAAGGTCAGCCGCAGTGAATAGGCCCAAGCGACTGTTTATCAAAAACACAGGTCTCTGCAAAATCGAAAGATGACGTATAGGGGCTGACGCCTGCCCGGTGCTGGAAGGTTAAGAGGAGAGGTTAGCGCAAGCGAAGCTTTGAATTGAAGCCCCAGTAAACGGCGGCCGTAACTATAACGGTCCTAAGGTAGCGAAATTCCTTGTCGGGTAAGTTCCGACCCGCACGAAAGGCGTAACGATTTGGGCACTGTCTCAACGAGAGACTCGGTGAAATTATAGTACCAGTGAAGATGCTGGTTACCCGCGACAGGACGGAAAGACCCCATGGAGCTTTACTGCAGTTTGATATTGCGTGTTTGTATCACATGTACAGGATAGGTAGGAGCCGAAGATACCGGGACGCCAGTCTCGGAGGAGGCAACGGTGGGATACTACCCTTGTGATATGACCACTCTAACCCGCTGCTCTTAGCGAGCAGGGAGACAGTGTCAGACGGGCAGTTTGACTGGGGCGGTCGCCTCCAAAAATGTAACGGAGGCGCCCAAAGGTTCCCTCAGAATGGTTGGAAATCATTCGTAGAGTGTAAAGGCAGAAGGGAGCTTGACTGCGAGACCTACAAGTCGAGCAGGGACGAAAGTCGGGCTTAGTGATCCGGTGGTTCCGCATGGAAGGGCCATCGCTCAACGGATAAAAGCTACCCTGGGGATAACAGGCTTATCTCCCCCAAGAGTTCACATCGACGGGGAGGTTTGGCACCTCGATGTCGGCTCATCGCATCCTGGGGCTGTAGTCGGTCCCAAGGGTTGGG is a window from the uncultured Trichococcus sp. genome containing:
- a CDS encoding prepilin peptidase, whose product is MPIIAYLSIFYFGAIFGSFFTVLGTRIPIKENFTTTRSHCVHCQHTLQPKDLFPIFSYVCRCGKCAYCATKIDAMYFTSEIISGFVACLLYYFYATDLRQLLALAFMFSLLLVISIADYLYQLIPDRFQLLLLLGVLFRQAVLPVADWTAAFISFLVIFSLLFFTSLALPDGIGGGDVKLLSILSLAFGLEPTLFIILMASFSAGSFFLHTYLTKAGSLQRRIPFGPFLAASAVVVHFSQVLLIH
- the rpoC gene encoding DNA-directed RNA polymerase subunit beta', with product MIDVNKFESMQISLASPDKIRSWSYGEVKKPETINYRTLKPEKEGLFCERIFGPQKDWKCSCGKYNGIRYKGIVCDRCGVEVTRAKVRRERMGHIELAAPVTHVWYFKGIPSRMGLVLDMSPRALEEIIYFASYVVIEPGDTVLESKQLLTEREYRDKRAQFGNSFHAAMGAEAIKQLLDRVDVDTECEQLKEDLKSATGQKRTRAIRRLDILDAFRSSGNKPSWMIMDVIPVIPPDLRPMVQLEGGRFATSDLNDLYRRVINRNNRLKRLLDLNAPNIIVQNEKRMLQEAVDALIDNGRRGRPVTGPGNRPLKSLSHMLKGKQGRFRQNLLGKRVDYSGRSVIVVGPFLKMYQCGLPKEMAIELFKPFLMKELVARDIASNIKNAKRKIDRMDDDVWDVLEDVIREHPVLLNRAPTLHRLGIQAFEPVLVEGKAIRLHPLVCEAYNADFDGDQMAVHVPLGEEAQAEARLLMLAAQNILNPKDGKPVVTPSQDMVLGNYYLTLEEINKVGEGMIFSNAEEAGLAYEGGFVHLHTRVAISTNSLPKKPWTEWQRGRLLVTTVGKIFFNEIMPDEFPYLNEPTQFNLDVATPDKYFVDAGEDVQAFIKKQEIVGPFKKKYLGNIIAAVFKKFQVTETSKMLDKMKDLGYKISTRAGITVGIADILVLESKAEILERAHKKVDNITKQFRRGLITDDERYNSVITTWNLAKDEIQVELMKTLGQENPIFMMSDSGARGNISNFTQLAGMRGLMAAPNGKIMELPITSNFREGLSVLEMFISTHGARKGMTDTALKTADSGYLTRRLVDVAQDVIIREDDCGTDRGLIVRSIREGNEVIEDLEERLIGRYAQKTVVHPENGKVLAVHNQLITEDMAKEIIDAGIEEVTIRSVFTCHTRHGVCKRCYGRNLATGSNVEVGEAVGTIAAQSIGEPGTQLTMRTFHTGGVAGDDITQGLPRIQEIFEARNPKGQAVITEVTGEVVSIDESASDRSKEVTVKGITDTRTYTIPYTARTKVAEGDIVHRGDPLTEGSIEPKSLLRVRDVLSVETYLLREVQKVYRMQGVEIGDKHIEVMVRQMLRKVRVMDPGSTDILPGTLMDISDFEDRNRAVINAGEVPATARPVLLGITKASLETNSFLSAASFQETTRVLTDAAIRGKKDSLLGLKENVIIGKIIPAGTGMARYRKMEPKAVEAESESVYSITDTAETGSDLSDYRG